The stretch of DNA CATTATccaattggccaaattttaatctaggaacacttccataaattaaaatttatatttctctcatagaagtcatacttctatttttctttatgcttataaacacatttataagccgttcaacatattgaactattttacttctcatcgggatttacaaagccagtacttgtgtggccctcaatggttcattgatacaactagccgtgggttcacatctctatgtgattcggactaaacatgtccttattcgagcataccccaattgctccattcttacttatcaactccttgatagtaagaacgtcagaactcaagtctgatagtacccaaccaatcacgttaaacgcctagcagcatcgcttacgtgattccctaggtatcacatgatagtgcctgcaagaaccattcaattatggttagcgtacagtacggtcccttcaactcatatatcccgaccgattcgacaaccattggtttatcgagagttgtcaatgaatcgatactatgtgtcatgttgtggttgcatcgatggtgtaatctatgaaacccctttcataattaccaccatactctgatcagagatttcaacccacacatacatgaaaaacacataggatatccatacccgtaggtaagcggtgaatccccgactacaatgcatcgactcatatgtgtttcgacagaacacccaaccttgccacctgatgaccccatgagagtcggtaaacaagtcaaagtgtaattctagcacatagagtctcaatgttgtcccgggtcataaggactaattctgtacaaccataaaccaggacttttccactcgataagtgagaaccacttggaaagtccttttatggagggttgttcagtgcactctacaaggagcacctatctgcatgttcggacatcacaatgtcccctaccaatgaaacatggtactcacatcgcagatactagtctctaactcgagcggcctttatcattcttagtggcggctgaatcgactaggaacggtttagaatatacagtattccaaatatgagtttcatgatactcatcatatgagcatctcatattctttctactatttgtatattcaaggactttatctatgcaactagcatgggtataaagataaagatgcgccaaattaataaattcaaatattattaaaataaagatcgtttatacaaagagtttcatcgtgaacagtcggccaacacttggctcgacgtgcacctactctaacaatctcccacttgcactagagccaactacctatatactttagacccattgattcgcgatgcttctcgaacgatggtcctggtaaaggcttatttagtggatcagcaacattatctgcggagccgactttgtcaatcacgacatctcctctttccacgatctctctgaggatgtggtactttctcaatacatgtttggacttctgatgagactttggctccttcgcctgagctatggctcccgtgttgtcacacatcaccgggataggagcaactccattaggaatgacgcccaactcttggacgaaattcctaatccaaacagcctcctttgctgcagccgatgcagcaatgtattctgcctcagtggtggaatccgcagtactgtcttgcttggaactcttccaagagacatcaccaccattgagcatgaatatgaatccggaggttgacttcgagtcatcaacatcgctttggaagctagagtcggtatagccttccaatttcagttctccacccccatagaccaaaaacaacttattggtccttctcaaatacttgaggatgtctttcacagctttccagtgtggaagaccagggttggattgatatctactcactacacttagtgcaaatgccacgtcaggacgtgtagatatcatcccatacatgatactaccaatagccgaagcatacggaattcgtgtcatcgccgctatctctgcatcagtcttgggagacatagacttggatagggacacgccatgacacattggtagatgtcctctcttggactcatccatcgagaaccgcttcacgatggtatcaatgtatgtggactgggtgagaccaagaaatcttcttgatctatctctatggatatgtattcccaatacaaaagatgcttcacccaagtcctgcattgagaacttacttgctaaccatatctttgttgattgcaacattcctacatcattcccaatgaatagaatctcatcaacataaagaacaaggtatgttacagcactcccactgaccttcttatacacacagggttcctcaggattcttagtaaaaccaaactctttgattgtactatcgaatctgaggttccaactccccgatgcctgcttaagaccataaatagatctttgaagtttgcataccatatgctcacttccgatggatgtaaacccttcaggttgagacatgtaaatttcttccttaatatccccattaaggaaggctgtcttcacatccatctgccatatctcatagtcataccatgcagctatggctagcaatatcctaatggacttgaacatcgcaactggagaaaaggtttcctcatagtcaacaccttgcctttgagtatacctttttgctaccaatcgcgccttgaaggtcaatacttcccatccgccccaagtttcctcttgtaaatccatttacaccctatgggaacagttccctcgggtggatccacaagattccacacttggttcgaatgcatggaattcatctcagatttcattgcttcaagccacttggatgaatcggcatccgataacgcttccttgaaggtccttggatcacatccaagattgggctcatcatggccctcttcaagaagcagaccatacctcacaggtggtctcgagaccctctcggatcttctaggagcttgtatctcctcacttggctcctcgggtgtgggttctacaactgtgggtgtctctcgaacctcttcgagttctatcatctcgccctttctatccaatagaaattccttttccaaaaaggttgcattcctagaaacaaacacttttgtttctttgggatgatagaaataatatccagctgaattctttggatatcccacaaagtaacataaaatggatcgactgtccaatttatctcccactgcctgcttcacataagcagggcactcccatattctaaaataagaatatttaggtggcttacccatccatatctcatatggtgtcttatcaactgcttttgtatggacattgttcaacaacagtgccgctgtctcaagcgcatatccccaaaaggatggcggcaactccgtgaaccccatcatagaccgaaccatgtccatcaaagtccggttacgacgctccgaaacaccattcaactgcggtgtagcgggcggagtccactgcgagagaatctcattctctctaagatactcttggaactcggcactcaagtactcaccacctcgatccgatcgaagtgtcttgatgcttcgtcccaattgtttctctacttcacttctgaattctttgaacctttcaaaggcttcagacttgtatttcatcaaatacacatacccatacctcgaaaagtcatcggtaaaggtgatgaagtaggaatgtccatgcttagtggtgatgctaagtggaccgcacacatcggtatggatcaaatccaataaccctttggctcgcttcgcatggcccttaaagggaattttggtcatctttccttttagacaggattcacaagtcgtgagagcattaatatcggacatatcaaacatgccaactcccactagcttgttcatccttcttagggaaatatgacctaatcgagcatgccataattgtgccgaattaagagtatcttgtttgcgcttatttgttgttgttatcgtttggacattgttaagtggaatatcttttaattttaaggtgtagagattgttttcaagttcaccggtaccaactaaacattcattcttgtaaatattgcaaacacctttgtcaaataaacaagaaaatccatcaatatcaagcataggaatggaaataatgtttttaatcaagtctggtacaaataaaacatctcttaaaaccaacttaaaatcattgttcaaaagcaagtaaacatctcctacggtcttggcagcaacccttgtttcattgcccatcctcaagaaggtctcaccctctcggagccttctacttcttcccatcgcctgcaaattattacagagatgtgagccacagccggtatccaatacccaagaagtagagttaattgagatatttacttcaataaagaacatacctttgccagaacccttctgcgcaagatattccctgcagttacgcctccaatgtccaggcttcttgcagtgatgacagacgtcaactgtcttctcagccttggctggcgcggctgccactatgggactcggagtctgcctcttcaagggctcgctcttcttggggcgctggaaagaacgcttctttcccttcccaggtggaccggtcttcgtgccagatgaagagcccacataaagaaccgacttctcctttttgattgtggactcaaaggtcacaagcatgttcaccaactcttcaaggctgggatcgagcttgttcatattgaagttcacaacgaaaggatcgaaagagctaggcagcgacagcagcaacacatcagtgttcaactccgaaggcaacaccaaatacatgcctacgagcttgtccacgagcccaatcaactttaggccatgctcatggaccgaagtcccatctcgcatgcgtaaagtgatgagctcttttactgtggcatgcctcaaaggccgagtttgctcaccgaagagctccttgaggtgcatatgaatgtcagcagcattcttagcatcctcgaatcgcctttgcagctcatcgttcatcgaagcctgcatgtaacacctcgccttcaagtcatggtcgcatccttgtaggtctgcaattcctcaggagtgcagctggtcggagcctcagcagggggcgactcagtcagtgtgtatgcaattttctccgagtttaggacaatctttagatttcttagccaagtgatatagttaggtccggttagaacgtgtttttcgagaataacggaaaacgggttgcgaattgatgacattgtcaaagatttgtactgaaaagtaaaacagataaatgttaatgactattttaaaatatttaataagatataaagtttggacttttactttataaattatcgctcccactgttttgacattttcacttccctctagtgaaaacgggaaactcctttcctcagtaggtacgtaagatccaattagcgaattatgatcccgattatacagccaatcacaattcctaaaagatagtttcccaattgcatcacaatgcaacccttaacgtaaacttttgtctcacgtttgattaggacccattatagacgtcgttcatcttcacgtgtcaagccttacccatcgatgttgaaccttaatggacggtcgccatgagttccctcaattatctgagccgaagtcatgggagttccacgtagttcacatcactatgtcaatggatgtcacagctttccggcacccagggccccctcaaaaatatgagccgagccccgagtacgggtagcattcatcatgcacccattgtcgatggaagacaaggaaattataaccaaatttataattctccttttcggacttgatattaattttgaatcttattcaaaatgagggttttttaattttgaaaggtctcatcattaatttttattttaaaagctcgccatgtttgatcgtatgtttgccggattcatgcaactttgttattataataataataacgcacatactcattatttataacatatcatgcatatattataaatagaaaacagtacaaggatgatcaattgccccaaaactaatggcccgtgtgagccaaacacgggcctaggtccaatcctagggtaaatgcagggatgcaatgcaactaaattattacattagcatccaatattacatgtcttcgatcttcataatcaccaaggccaccatcttccaatcttgatcttccacttctaatatttacaattaaatatccatggcacatagggatacatctcatggggtgggaacgggccataaaccaagctcactttataaattgataattattacaatcatacaacacaaatatcctagcatacacctagcaaattgggcttgagcttttgatcatccttcatgcataatatcacatatcatacaccatcaattaattatcactataattaattgatccaatattatatatcttgatccaatcactaaccgccacaattataaattaaattaacaaagtatacaaactcctttgtctactttcaaattaatttatttataatcgaatttcttgtaaatcacaatttactataaataattaaagtcctacttcaattatttattttatgagaaaatatgtgcaacatttgtaaatttaaacttaagggcccaaaactcatttttcaccaaaaatagtttggcccatttaaatttcacaaaaatatgttgaccatctaatggcccaacaactcaagatccatgacactaagattgtccaaaacacttttggaaaccctagtcgtcatcgccgtcgccggagctccgtcgccggattccggcaacaaaaaaaattttttttttattttaaaaacctgcattttcgggcagccccctcgggctgccctttgctgcccgaaatttccgggcagctcgggcagcaacatgctgcccgaaaatttatttttttttattgtttttgacataaaattttCGTCCCTTGTATATCTTGCaccaaaaattctcaagcggttagaaatcgatctcaatacaatattacgtaaatatagcacaaaaatcgtaaccttagctctgataccacttgaaagcggaccggttacggtggtcggaaacgcaacggaagcataacggaagcataaaattttagaaaataacatgaaattttcggccacctagtatttgtgcaatatttacaaaaactacatcaaaacatgcataggatgtttaggagattattacctatcaactttaaaaagttgatgttggctccaacttagttgactagcaactaagctcttcttatggaagacaagtctacaagctcctcctccttgctcctaaatcaagcccaccacaagctatgtaaaacccctcttgatttgcactagaaaaatcaagaggatttttcaatgagaagtgttctccaacaattgaagaacacaagagagaagaaaaatgggagagaatttttccttaaaatttcggccaagaccAAGgtagaatgagggagtgaagtctagacttgggtgtgggaaaagtgaaaaagttgatccccatgccatgcattattttattaaaaagtattcaaagtctcttcacctccctagcatgcaaaccctagcatattttgcatgtgggcttgtaactattacaaggcccatggacttttaattgtcccaaacaattttgggcccaattatactttacttgattttactcaagcccactagttaaataattaattccaattgggctctacaaggcccattgttatttaattaatccaacacttgaattaatttaattatttggactctactaggtccactagtgtttaattaattgaacacttgaattaatttaattaagtccataataatgtttatgaaaatcacaattttcacatACATTATccaattggccaaattttaatctaggaacacttccataaattaaaatttatatttctctcatagaagtcatacttctatttttctttatgcttataaacacatttataagccgttcaacatattgaactattttacttctcatcgggatttacaaagccagtacttgtgtggccctcaatggttcattgatacaactagccgtgggttcacatctctatgtgattcggactaaacatgtccttattcgagcataccccaattgctccattcttacttatcaactccttgatagtaagaacgtcagaactcaagtctgatagtacccaaccaatcacgttaaacgcctagcagcatcgcttacgtgattccctaggtatcacatgatagtgcctgcaagaaccattcaattatggttagcgtacagtacggtcccttcaactcatatatcccgaccgattcgacaaccattggtttatcgagagttgtcaatgaatcgatactatgtgtcatgttgtggttgcatcgatggtgtaatctatgaaacccctttcataattaccaccatactctgatcagagatttcaacccacacatacatgaaaaacacataggatatccatacccgtaggtaagcggtgaatccccgactacaatgcatcgactcatatgtgtttcgacagaacacccaaccttgccacctgatgaccccatgagagtcggtaaacaagtcaaagtgtaattctagcacatagagtctcaatgttgtcccgggtcataaggactaattctgtacaaccataaaccaggacttttccactcgataagtgagaaccacttggaaagtccttttatggagggttgttcagtgcactctacaaggagcacctatctgcatgttcggacatcacaatgtcccctaccaatgaaacatggtactcacatcgcagatactagtctctaactcgagcggcctttatccttcttagtgacggctgaatcgactaggaacggtttagaatatacagtattccaaatatgagtttcatgatactcatcatatgagcatctcatattctttctactatttgtatattcaaggactttatctatgcaactagcatg from Primulina eburnea isolate SZY01 chromosome 6, ASM2296580v1, whole genome shotgun sequence encodes:
- the LOC140833276 gene encoding uncharacterized protein, with amino-acid sequence MYLVLPSELNTDVLLLSLPSSFDPFVVNFNMNKLDPSLEELVNMLVTFESTIKKEKSVLYVGSSSGTKTGPPGKGKKRSFQRPKKSEPLKRQTPSPIVAAAPAKAEKTVDVCHHCKKPGHWRRNCREYLAQKGSGKGDGKK